AAATTTGATTCCGTATGAAAATGTGAATTTATGTTACCATAAGAACTCTTTAAGATTCCTCTACAGAATCTTATGTCGTgatcaattgaaattaatacgTACTTTACTTAATGTTTATTAGCAAATAGGCCTTAAAAGACTGAATTTGAGAAacaacctttcattttctagcgtttctttttttacaattgaattatagataaaacgtaatgattttatttgatGGTGgtaaattaatgtaaataataataaatatcgaaatgaataatttttatataaacacacacacacacacacatacacacatacagattaaaaaataaataaaatacacgtTTATTGACTTTTTTCAAAGTACAtcgaacttcttttttttatatcatttttttattgattattaattattatatatacatatatacacatacacatatatagattattttttaatgtattcgatcttggaaaaatattttgttaattctGTTACTTCGTAattccgttcttttttttttttttttttcttttttttttgtaccgAACGTTTCCATtacttaatataaaatttttaataaaaaatagagagaattaatttaattaaatttttcaacatATACTCGTATATGACAATCTTCAATTCACGGTATAAGTCTATATAGATACATGTAAtcagaatgaagaaaatatttctttttaaatcgtacattcttacctttttttttttttcttttcttttttgtttcttttttacttcaaatatattatttttattataaacaatatagaTTTGAATTTCTTGTGCTGCTCGtgcaatataatttctttatagaaATTATGTACACATATTTTACAATCATTACATAATATCCGAAAGTAAACGATGACAATTGATCTCAGCCAATAATTAACGTGTATAAGaaaattcgatatataattaatagtaattaacagtcatgtattaattataagtaaaaattatattcgtacatacatacatacgtacatacatgcatatatatatatatatatatatataggtatattataatttgtttaaatactgAAATGCAAACGGATATGCGAAAGCGGGCTTTTGTCACCGCTTGTATTTTAGATTTAGTCTCTATGATATTATCGGTAAAACGTatccataaaaaaagaaaacaaaaaaaaaatgacgtaacaaaaagataatatcaatttctgtcctaaacatttttttttcttttttttttttttttttttattataatactatcGAGCTCTGTGCTTTATAAaggaaatacatatgtataaagagAGGGGTTATTTtatgctaaaaaaaaaaatgtattgaaacattcatatatgtacataaaaaaaaatgtacaattcaaatattaagtatataacGTATGTATCTTGTAATATCACATATGCCtaacaatatattttgatGCTTAAAAAGTTACATCCGTTTTTGGATAATAAGTATTTGGgacattgatataaaaaaatagtataCATAAGTAGATAACAGTTttgttctattatttataattttcgagaTAAGGCATAATAATCACCAAAATGCTAATTTTCTTCCATTAAAATGGAGTCCATTAAAATTTGCAAAATCTTTGATCGTATGAACTAATATATTTCTAGATTATTTGAAAACCGTTTGTACATGTTGATTTAAACTTACACgatatattaacaatgttttccATTTATGttctgaaaaattataattaaaaaagtattattaaattataatttttacatttgaaattaatgataTCTTTGAAATCAGCCAAATATAATATCCAAGAATAAGTTTAACTTTCGGAGCATCAGAttaaaacttctttttttttttttttgttgggttatttaattgtttcttttttatttcttttatcttaagAATACGTCTTacttaaaaagtaaaagatctCAATATATGAATTCGATAAAATAGAGTTTTTCAATatgatatttcattatcataaCGTGATTtcgttaattcatttatttgtttcacattcacattttaattatcaaatcGTTTGAATCATCTCCGTTTGAAAGATCTCTTtgtgtatgtctgtgtgtgtgtatatacatatacatatatatgtgtatatatatatatatatatatatatatatacacctatattatataatcacagtcaaattttcaaataaacgaAAGTCTTGTCGAAATTGACAGTATTTCATAACGTagaataatctataaaaaaaaacgtgatAAAGACgaaattaatagataaaataaatagttaGCCTCATTTttaagtaaatacatacatatatatatatacatatatatatatatatatatatatatatatatatatatatatatatatatatatatctgaactAAGTAAATCGGTGAAGGAACGTTGTACTTTCTCTTGCTCAGGttaatatatatctctctctagattttagtctatatatatatatatatatatatatatatatatatatatatataaaaagaaaaaactagtTATATATAAGATCCGAGAGAAAAGAGCTCTAGTATAACGAGagaaataatgtattaatcTACTTcggaaaaagatatatatgtcatacgattgttattaaaatagcGCTTGCTTTTTTCAAAATGGTCTATGCAAGTACAAGAGTCTATGCATTTATAATGGatcacaaaaaatatattgaaatattttaaaataaataataacttttccTAGACTGGCAAAGTGTTTAGAATGTTccgatagaaattaaaaaaaaaaaattagtataCCATGAAACTatgaagaattaaataaaaaaatttttttttgttatatcagCGAAGGGCAaaacaattgtttttttttttttaattttaatgatccACTTCGTTAAGTCTGAAAaggattatatattctttatagcAAAAATTACTCGATTATTTTTGTGACccattgtatataaatatttatttgtgaaAACTCTTCCAAGCTGTAATTGACAGTAATAAATCAATCACTATTACGAAGTGAACATGCTTCGTAAAAATTTGTCAGTCAAcgatatatgtttttatataaacaatagaataataataataataataataataataataataataataataataataataataataataatactaatatcgttTAAGATAATTTCGAGAATATATtgcaaaagattttatatacatacatacctacatacagtTTTATCATCGGCCTCACTCATTCGATTGACTTTAAATCGAATCTTTCGCTACTGTATAAAATACTTACAGTAGAGTCTCCCGTATCGAAAAATCTATTATCcgaattttcataatattcgaACGTTATACTATTTGAACAAAATGTCTACAAAAGATGCCTATTTCTGTGTTATATTATGTgctacaaatttatatttttctccgcTCAATCGAACGAATTTTGATCATAACAATGTCTAGATTGTATCGTAACAGAGTAAACAacttaaacaaaaattttttttttttaattaaacaattattatttcataaaatataacgaGTTCCGGCTCATTACCTCAGAGTTATTACAGTGATTTTCTAAACGAAACTTTTCTACAAGGATTTATTGGCCATGATGAATATATTACTTGGTCAGACAAATCttcagattttatattttttgaatttctgcaatataaaagacaaagtctatgtgtctatgtatatCGCAAAATTTGGAATACatctaaaagaaagaatacaaaataCTCTTgctttaataaatgataagtTTATTTTGCGAAAAGTCTTGCAAGGACTTAAATTCCGACGGAATGATGTATGAAATCCGCATAGAACATTTTTGCAGATATTCATAAAAACTTAAATTGTGATTCAAACTGTTTACTCTATTTACGATACATCCCCGTGATACTAAGTTAACAGTGTACGTTATGACAATGGCAACTAATTAAATGCAAACGAATGATGTTTAACATAGGAAAAATGTTTGTTACAATTAGTCATATACTTTTGTCTCTATATTGATTCAGATAATGGAGACTCTACtgtattacatttaaaattgaattatttacagAGAAAGTGTACGAGCATATAGATCGTCAATATGTGTTCAACGcatattaatacatatgccgtaaataatttacaataatgtgttgtacatatacatacgtatatctttttatatgtatatctgaTTTAAATTTCTAATACTTTTCTGACATAGACAGACAATGAACCAATGTATATTGCTCCGATGGCGAACGAAATTCTCGTTCACAATTTACCAAAGAAAATTACATGAGAATTCATTCgacaaaagaaattcttttacatttatataagtataaaatgtatacatacagGGTGtcgcccccccccccctaatattatatacaaatgaaaataagaaaaacaaagaaacaaatgtTAGACGAAGGAcagttaaaaatatatctcattttatatttaattatgttatccGCATCAACTGTTAATTGTATAACAAACATCATTCGATTATATggataagataaatataatcgaactttctatatttttttacaatataaagATCGAATATACTTTATGTTACATTTAGATGACTGATTTTTAACCCACTATAACGTCGTGTAtgtaatttacaaaattataaaaaataagtatacacatatatagaattttttaaaatttatttcatttattataaaattatttattataaaattatttgtcaGTTTTCATATACGGAATTTTTAatggtttttttgttttttttttttccccttttttttcaagtctaagttatacttaatatagtataataatggttaaaatatttctttatttcgaatGCGAAAAAATATCCGATTATAGAGGGTTAACTTCATAACCGAACACGTTTATAAAGTCGcacatttttacatatatatatatatatatgtattattttttttgtttcttatttccatttgtagaataatataaaagaaaaaactcgaGACACCCCGGTTgtgtataataatgtataacgataatattacgagaaaaaaaggatcgtAATTATAGACGAGTactaaaaaagagagacaaaaatattaatgaaaatctaTTCGAATTCCCAACAGgacttttttttccgtttacACAGATCCGCTTGACATTCCatcctaaataaaaaaaaatatcgaatgcgattgacatacatatatattattattttattatggtgCTACGCTCTCGATAAAATGCTATCATCTCTGTATTGCCATAAATTTtgcaaaaagaagaggaaagaaatgaaaggaaaaaaaaaaaaacaaaggggTAACAAACGCGgacgagagaaaaggagaggtaaatatgataaaagataaaaaaaaaaaaaaatacaaaaaatataaaagttaacaaataaaaaagaaatgacaacaaacaaacacaaaaaaaaaggaacgaatcgatcgatcgcgtATCAtaaggagtgagagagaaatatttgcGGTGAACACTGCCTTTAAAATTGATTGATTCGTTTATGGTTTGACTGAtacgaataaaatgatttattaaacacggtaaaaataaaattcgaaagatcaacttctcctcctccttctcctcctcctcctccccatggatataagagaaaaaggataatgCTAGCtagataagtaaatatatacatacatatttatgtgtatataaattgaatatgTTTGCGGAATGTGTCGTGtcgttaaattaataagacgtacgtacatacattgcGTCTCGTCGATACCATATTGTATTCGTCCTTTTTGACGAGCTgatcaaaaaaaaggaagttgtATAAGGGAATTTACACAGGGAGAGTGTCGATGCAAGAGCAGCATCCACTgccttatttattttaccatataagtaataatacatCTTATTGTCATACACGTTGTAGTAAGCGAaacgacaacaacaagaaaacaaaacaaaacaaaacaaaagattaaaaagaaaaacattaaataaataaaacagagTTTCGTAACATATTGCATTggcttttttctctctctcgctctctcttttttcttttcttttcttttttttcttttccttttcttttatttttttctcgcaATTTAGAACCCTTTCTATATGTTCGTATGTCTTTAATCAACCTAGCCTCCTTTGTGTCAGAATGTCAATGATTAAAATTGTATCGTAAATACGTACCTAACTAATTAACGATGTTGTAAATTTTAGTAAAATAGTGCTCGTTcgaatacgtacgtatatatatatatatatacatatatatatatatatatatattaatcacgATGCATGTATACTTCAAAGTGCTCGTTGTTCCTGATACGATATTTTGTTTACGTTAttgaaatttgtaataataataataataacaataataataataataataataataataataataataataataataataataataataataataataataatatatgtgatATTTGTCCTagtacgagaaaaaaaagagagagagaagaagaagaagaagaagaagaagaagaagaggttcTTTTTCGTACACGAACTCATCAATTTTTACGAATATGTCGGCTACAAAggatttttcaaatatcgGTGGCTTGGACAAACATATTAGAATAGTGAAAGAGATGGTTCTCTTTCCACTTATGTACGGTGATGTTTATGCCAAGTTCAATTTGAAACCACCACGTGGTCTTTTGTTCTATGGTCCACCAGGTGAagttaattgataaaaaatattttaacgaataagatatacatacatgtatatcggCGGTGCggataagaaattaatatcaatttattcaatcaatattttcaatcaatattttcattgatttttattcgtttaatagGAACGGGCAAGACTTTAGTAGCAAGTGCATTGGCATCGGAATGTAGTACCTCTGAACGCAAGGTCTCTTTCATATCACGAAAGGGATCAGATTGTTTGAGCAAATGGGTTGGTGAAAGTGAGAAAAagcttgaaaaaatttttaatatggtTAGAATAATACGCAATATTATTAgtacgattaaattaatagatcgataattaaaatcaatcgatccgttaatataatcgttacaGGCTCAACAAACAAAACCttgtattatctttttcgACGAAGTTGATGGCTTAGCACCGATAAGAACAAGTCGTCAGGATTTCGTACATGCGAGTGTTGTTTCTACGCTATTGGCTCTGATGGATGGACTCGAGAACAATTCGGAGATTATAGTGATTGGTGCTACTAATAGAATCGACGCCATTGATCCAGCACTAAGAAGACCAGGAAGATTCGATCGAgaactttattttcctttacctTCTTACTCTGCTAGGAAAGACATACTTTCGGTAACTTGACGCTTAACaaagagattttatttttgattatatatatatatatatatatatatatatatatatatacattttatgtacgcacatattgtaaataatatatcctaAGTGAGAtcttttgattaaatattacgTCATCTTAGGTTCACATTAAAAGTTGGAAACATAAACCTCCTCAAAAGTTTCTTGCTTATTTGGCTTCGAAAACGGTAGGATATTGTGGTAGCGATTTGCAAGCACTCTGCGCCGAAGCGGTTATGTGTTGCGTTCGAAGGCATTATCCGGAGATTTACACGTCGAAATCAAGACGCTATATAAATGAGCGTCACCTCAAGGTAAATTCTTCGGGGAGGgtaaatttatttgttcgaAAATTACGAGTGTTTCgaagtttcaaaaaaaaacacaaaacaaacaaacgaacgaaggtCGAGAAACAAGACTTTCTGAAGGCCCAGGAGAACATCGTTCCAGCGTCTCACAGAGTGGTCATAGCACCAGTGAAATCTTTATCGATCAGAATCCAACCACTTTTACGAGATCATCTTTCCACCATTCAATCTCAGTTACAAATCCTTTGTCCAACAGGAATGTTGACATCGGATGATATGTAAGCTGTATATTCTTGtcgcattattttttctttctttgttctttttttctttctcctttcttcttctcattccGCATCCGCAGTGTCGGCAAAGCGAATTCAAGATCAACCGCCTGTcctagaatattattatgcgGTGAGGATGATTCACATACTCGCCATTTAGGTCCAGCTTTGCTTCATGAATTAGATCATTTACCTTGTCACGTATTGGACGTAACAACGCTCTTCGAAGAAACTGGTAGGGCTGCCGAAGAGACGATCATTCAGGTAATACTTGAAAGATCTTATTTAGGGACtgtttatctctttatttaggattgttcatctctttcttcataacatattataacgtataatatttacatagatacgtatatgtacTTGTTTTATCCTTAATAGAAAGTGAAAGCAGCACGTCGTACTTTACCATCGTTGCTATACATACCTGATATTTTATCATGGTGGAACCTAGTCGATGAAACAGCACGTGTAGTTTTTGCTTCCCTGATGAGAGATCTCGATAATACAGTCTATATGTTGATTCTTGCAACCGCTAATTCCTCTTACGAGAATTTACCTTCagaggtatatatacatatatatatatatatatatatatatatatatatatatatatatatacacgatatcATATGTTAACGAAGATCAGTTGTCACttaacatttaatttaatttttcattatttcgtggATTAATGTAGGTTAAAAATTCGTTCGATCAAAATCAGAATGAGGTGTTCAAAGTATCATTACCTGGCTTGCAAGAACgtcaatctttctttctacagCTCTTTTCAAATTCAACATCGGATGCTGTTTCTAGCAGATCCTCGCAAGGTAGATATCATTGTCcaaattatattcttgttattcaatcttttaactctctctttctctctctctctctccctctctattttttggattttttgttatttatgattttttattttgttatttttatgaaaaaattcttgtaatataatagattttatacaaattatggatccgaagaaaacgaagatcGAACAtgggaaaaaattaaaaatggacTCACTAAAAGATTTCAATGGACAACGTGGACGCCGTAAGAgattcgattaatatttttttttaacatttgttttttttttaagtgtgGCAatgaattaacaaaaaaaataaaaaaaattatgtcgtACGACAGAACACACAGTGGATGGATCTACGGCAAAAAAGTCAAAACCTCGGAACAAACTTGCTGCTGTTCGATCCACTCAATCGGCAACCAGATCAAGTAAAGAATTAACTTCATTTACAGGCAACTTTACAgacaaaaaaattctttttatatatgtatattaattttccttaTGTTTTGATATCctgcaattaaattttttaattttcatatattggGTTggtttaataatagtaagtaaTGTCGGTGAAAAGAACATTTCtagtattttataatacataaaataaataaataaataaatatatatatatacataatatatataagaaataattaaataaatatatatatatatataactatacataaaaattactTACTGACCAACCCAATACTATTATACTATTACATatgaacaatatattatattatattgtttatttagatataaagtatagaaaattacgatatcGCTCATTAGCCAATCAAATCTGATAGATTcataaatgatttctttaatttattatttttttttttctaagttaaTATTAAGAGAGAATGTAGTGCATCAGGAGAAGGGCCAGCACCGAAACGCTGTAGAATGTCACGTACGCCTTCCAATATCTCAAGTGTTGAGGGTTTAATGGATCCCCAACTACAAGGATTATTCCAGAGGATCATCGAATCAACGGAGAACTGGACAAGTAATCAGTTGGAAAATTTATACGGCTCGTTGGAACATattttggaaagaaaaaatgagaatgatAATATGTCGAACATTATTCAAAATTGTCTCCTAGTTTTAGAagaatcgaagaaaagaaaaatattttttgattatgaagatgattaatgataaaatagaaaataattacgataagtcTCTTGAGATTGTccaaatgtattttatttttttttttttccaataacaaatttactcgtcatcgtcatcgctTGTAATTGCTTGAATATTTGTTCGTCGATATATAAATCGTGACGGTtgtaatgtataaaataaaatattttaatattatatttcattgttgTGACGAaaactatttctctttttttttgtgaagtATCAAAGTATATCAATTGTAATACAATTTAAGcgaatcaattattaataataataacgaagactGTATTTATCATAAGCCTGATTGGGCGAAAGGGACAATATAAAATGCAATCTAATATATTTGCAAAAATAAATGCTAGAAAGAAGCGAAtgaatttgattaattaaaatggacTTCTTCCTTGGAGATCTCATAATGATATTACGCCTAGGGCCTTCGAAAGTATAAATACGGccttaataataacttttgttatgtaaataaatattaatataaaaaacaaaaaaaatatcggaGGATCAATATAACTTTTTAACTACGTTCGATGACGAatcaacatatatatgttatatcacGTAAATGTGTTTCTCTTCTAATCGTGTTCCTGTCATAAAAGAATTCATAAACCTTCTCCCTTCCccaattttgttttccttatttctGATTGGACGATTAATATCGATCCAAAGTCTATAAAATCGACGCAAACACGAAAAGTCGTCAGTCCATCAACAATATTCTCACCGTACATCGTGTAAGTGCGTTAAGTGTATTTTTTGCCGACTATAGCacattaaacaaaatttat
This is a stretch of genomic DNA from Vespa crabro chromosome 3, iyVesCrab1.2, whole genome shotgun sequence. It encodes these proteins:
- the LOC124422871 gene encoding ATPase family AAA domain-containing protein 2-like — encoded protein: MSATKDFSNIGGLDKHIRIVKEMVLFPLMYGDVYAKFNLKPPRGLLFYGPPGTGKTLVASALASECSTSERKVSFISRKGSDCLSKWVGESEKKLEKIFNMAQQTKPCIIFFDEVDGLAPIRTSRQDFVHASVVSTLLALMDGLENNSEIIVIGATNRIDAIDPALRRPGRFDRELYFPLPSYSARKDILSVHIKSWKHKPPQKFLAYLASKTVGYCGSDLQALCAEAVMCCVRRHYPEIYTSKSRRYINERHLKVNSSGRVNLFVRKLRVFRSFKKKHKTNKRTKVEKQDFLKAQENIVPASHRVVIAPVKSLSIRIQPLLRDHLSTIQSQLQILCPTGMLTSDDIVGKANSRSTACPRILLCGEDDSHTRHLGPALLHELDHLPCHVLDVTTLFEETGRAAEETIIQKVKAARRTLPSLLYIPDILSWWNLVDETARVVFASLMRDLDNTVYMLILATANSSYENLPSEVKNSFDQNQNEVFKVSLPGLQERQSFFLQLFSNSTSDAVSSRSSQDFIQIMDPKKTKIEHGKKLKMDSLKDFNGQRGRQHTVDGSTAKKSKPRNKLAAVRSTQSATRSINIKRECSASGEGPAPKRCRMSRTPSNISSVEGLMDPQLQGLFQRIIESTENWTSNQLENLYGSLEHILERKNENDNMSNIIQNCLLVLEESKKRKIFFDYEDD